In Sideroxyarcus emersonii, one DNA window encodes the following:
- a CDS encoding CoA-acylating methylmalonate-semialdehyde dehydrogenase, with the protein MAKQTLSLWINGQHVQSSGARLADVTNPARGEVIRQVPLANRADVDKAVAAAKAAFPAWRDTPPLRRSRILNKFRDLLETHRAELAQLASEEHGKTLEDAAGSVQRGIEVVEFAVGAPHLLKGEHAENVGRGVDCHSMLQPIGVCTGITPFNFPAMVPMWMFPIAIACGNTFILKPSEKVPSCSLRMGELLKEAGLPDGVFNVVPGDKEAVDALLVHPDVRAVSFVGSTPIAKYIYETAAHHGKRVQALGGAKNHAVVMPDAPLEFTADAIMGAAYGSAGERCMAISTVVAVGAVADALVARLKEKAEKLVVGPGDRKGVDMGPVISAQHRDKIVGYIDSGVAQGARLVTDGRGIKVDGHEHGYFVGPTLFDNVDTGMTIYREEIFGPVLIVLRVASLDEAIALVNSNPYANGTAIFTASGAAARRFQNEIEVGMVGINVPIPVPMAFFSFGGWKASLFGDLHMHGMEGVYFYTRTKAITSRWPEVAEKNVSTLVMPTLG; encoded by the coding sequence ATGGCTAAGCAAACCCTATCATTATGGATCAACGGTCAACACGTACAGAGTTCGGGCGCACGCCTGGCGGACGTGACCAACCCGGCCAGGGGCGAGGTGATACGCCAGGTGCCGCTGGCCAATCGGGCCGACGTGGACAAGGCGGTCGCAGCCGCGAAAGCCGCATTCCCGGCCTGGCGCGACACGCCGCCGTTGCGCCGCAGCCGCATCCTGAACAAGTTCCGCGATCTGCTGGAGACCCATCGCGCCGAGCTGGCGCAGCTGGCGAGCGAAGAGCACGGCAAGACGCTGGAAGACGCGGCCGGCTCGGTGCAGCGCGGCATCGAAGTGGTCGAGTTCGCGGTCGGTGCGCCGCACCTGCTCAAGGGCGAGCATGCCGAGAACGTCGGGCGCGGCGTCGACTGCCATTCCATGCTGCAGCCCATCGGCGTATGTACCGGCATCACGCCGTTCAACTTCCCCGCGATGGTGCCAATGTGGATGTTCCCCATCGCCATCGCCTGCGGCAACACCTTCATCCTCAAGCCGTCCGAGAAAGTGCCGTCCTGCAGCCTGCGCATGGGAGAACTGCTGAAGGAAGCCGGATTGCCCGACGGCGTGTTCAACGTGGTGCCGGGCGACAAGGAGGCGGTCGATGCGCTGCTGGTCCATCCCGATGTGCGCGCCGTGTCCTTCGTCGGCTCCACCCCGATCGCCAAATACATCTACGAGACCGCCGCGCACCACGGCAAGCGCGTGCAGGCGCTGGGCGGAGCCAAGAACCATGCGGTGGTCATGCCCGATGCGCCGCTGGAGTTCACCGCCGATGCGATCATGGGCGCCGCCTACGGTTCCGCCGGCGAACGCTGCATGGCGATCTCCACTGTGGTCGCGGTCGGCGCAGTCGCCGATGCGCTGGTGGCCAGGCTGAAGGAAAAGGCGGAGAAACTGGTGGTCGGTCCCGGGGACCGCAAAGGGGTGGACATGGGGCCGGTGATTTCGGCCCAGCACCGCGACAAGATTGTCGGCTATATCGACAGCGGCGTGGCGCAGGGCGCCAGGCTGGTGACCGACGGGCGCGGCATCAAGGTGGACGGCCACGAGCATGGCTACTTCGTCGGCCCGACCCTGTTTGATAACGTCGACACCGGCATGACGATCTACCGCGAAGAGATATTCGGCCCGGTGCTGATCGTGCTGCGCGTCGCCAGCCTGGACGAGGCGATCGCCCTGGTGAACAGCAACCCGTACGCCAACGGCACCGCCATCTTCACCGCCTCGGGGGCGGCGGCGCGCCGTTTCCAGAACGAGATCGAAGTCGGCATGGTCGGCATCAACGTGCCGATCCCGGTGCCGATGGCGTTCTTCTCCTTCGGCGGCTGGAAGGCTTCGCTGTTCGGCGACCTGCACATGCACGGCATGGAAGGCGTGTACTTCTATACCCGCACCAAGGCCATCACTTCGCGCTGGCCCGAGGTGGCGGAAAAGAACGTCTCCACCCTGGTGATGCCGACG
- a CDS encoding ABC transporter ATP-binding protein, translating into MLQIQNLHAAYGKVEVLHDISLEVPKGKVVTLIGSNGAGKTTTMRAISGMIKPSGGSIMLNGKAITGLSSNKIARAGLAHSPEGRRVFATLSVTDNLLLGAFPRLTFGRERGDVQGDLARVFELFPRLKERASQQAGTLSGGEQQMLAMGRALMLNPEVLLLDEPSMGLAPLLVNEVFRIIAELKGRGITMLLVEQFAAAALEVADYGYVLENGRIACHGPAQQLKDDPAVKAAYLGASH; encoded by the coding sequence ATGTTACAGATCCAGAATTTACATGCGGCCTACGGCAAAGTGGAAGTGTTGCACGACATCTCGCTCGAGGTGCCGAAAGGCAAAGTCGTGACCCTCATCGGTTCCAACGGTGCGGGCAAGACCACGACCATGCGCGCGATCTCCGGCATGATCAAGCCCTCGGGCGGCAGCATCATGCTGAACGGCAAAGCCATCACCGGCCTTTCCTCCAACAAGATCGCCCGCGCCGGGCTGGCCCATTCGCCCGAGGGGCGGCGCGTGTTCGCCACCCTGTCGGTGACCGACAACCTGTTGCTGGGCGCCTTCCCGCGCCTGACCTTCGGCCGCGAGCGCGGCGATGTGCAGGGCGACCTGGCACGCGTGTTCGAGCTGTTCCCGCGCCTGAAGGAACGCGCCAGCCAGCAGGCCGGCACGCTCTCCGGCGGCGAACAGCAGATGCTCGCCATGGGGCGCGCGCTGATGCTCAATCCGGAAGTGCTGCTGCTGGACGAGCCGTCCATGGGCCTGGCCCCGCTGCTGGTGAACGAGGTGTTCCGCATCATCGCCGAGCTGAAAGGGCGCGGCATCACCATGCTGCTGGTCGAGCAATTCGCCGCCGCTGCGCTGGAAGTGGCCGACTACGGCTATGTGCTGGAGAACGGCCGCATCGCCTGCCACGGGCCGGCGCAACAGCTGAAGGACGATCCGGCGGTGAAGGCCGCGTACCTGGGGGCGTCGCACTAA